In one window of Chryseobacterium phocaeense DNA:
- a CDS encoding AMP-binding protein has protein sequence MDADILFKQSIEDKENFWREQAKEIQWFTFPEQILSKDKNDYSEWFSDGKLNMCYLCIDQHIEDGFGDQTAIVYDSPVTNQKKNYTFNEAQKEISKLAGGLASLGLKKGDTAVIYMPMIPQTLFAMLACARIGVIHNVVFGGFAPHELVVRIDDCKPKALITATAGIEIARRIPYLPLVEKAIELAQDKVENIIVYNRKLADNQHEMFDGLIDYEELVQKSEPAACVSVESTHPLYLLYTSGTTGKPKGIVRDTGGYATALKFSMKYIYGVEPGETYWAASDFGWAVGHSFSVYGPLINRNTTIIFEGKPIMTPDAGTFWRIISEYKVSVMFTAPTAIRAIKKEDPNGELVKKYDLTHFKKQFLAGERCDVATLDWFAEHIGVPAIDHWWQTESGWPMLGLMTFDDQYKIKRAAAGKPIPGYDIKIFDENGYELDAHQEGYLIIRLPLPPGALLGIWNDHERFRNSYLSQYKDYYFSGDGAIQDEDGYIFITGRVDDVINVAGHRLSTSEMEEIVSSHPDVAECAVVGIDDDLKGQVPFATVVLKNGAVITEEDIEKDIVQMVREKIGAVAFLKNAMVVKRLPKTRSGKILRKLIRTLLDGKEFQVPSTIDDEKIIEEIQEKISEYRA, from the coding sequence ATGGACGCAGATATTTTATTTAAACAAAGCATAGAAGACAAAGAAAATTTCTGGAGAGAACAGGCCAAAGAAATCCAATGGTTTACCTTTCCGGAGCAAATTCTTTCAAAAGATAAAAACGATTATTCCGAATGGTTTTCTGATGGAAAGCTCAATATGTGCTATCTATGCATTGATCAACATATTGAAGACGGTTTTGGAGACCAGACTGCCATTGTATACGATTCGCCGGTTACCAACCAGAAAAAAAACTATACTTTCAATGAGGCTCAGAAGGAGATATCAAAATTGGCGGGAGGACTGGCATCTTTAGGTTTAAAAAAAGGAGATACGGCAGTTATTTACATGCCGATGATCCCGCAAACCCTTTTTGCTATGCTGGCCTGCGCCAGGATCGGGGTGATTCATAATGTGGTTTTCGGAGGTTTTGCGCCACATGAACTGGTGGTAAGAATTGATGACTGTAAACCAAAAGCTTTAATTACAGCTACAGCAGGCATAGAAATAGCCAGAAGAATCCCCTATTTACCTTTGGTGGAAAAAGCTATTGAGCTCGCTCAGGATAAAGTAGAAAACATTATTGTATACAACAGAAAACTGGCAGACAATCAGCACGAAATGTTTGACGGACTGATTGATTATGAAGAACTGGTTCAGAAATCAGAGCCTGCAGCATGTGTTTCAGTAGAATCCACTCATCCGCTTTACCTGTTGTACACCTCAGGAACAACAGGTAAACCGAAAGGGATCGTCCGGGATACGGGAGGCTATGCAACTGCTTTGAAATTTTCCATGAAATACATATACGGTGTTGAACCCGGAGAAACCTACTGGGCCGCCTCTGATTTTGGCTGGGCAGTAGGACACAGCTTCAGCGTTTACGGGCCGCTTATTAACCGGAATACAACGATTATCTTCGAAGGAAAACCGATTATGACGCCGGATGCCGGAACTTTCTGGAGAATTATTTCCGAATATAAAGTTTCCGTGATGTTTACAGCCCCTACCGCCATCAGGGCCATTAAAAAGGAAGATCCGAACGGTGAACTGGTGAAAAAATATGATCTCACCCACTTCAAAAAACAGTTTCTGGCTGGAGAAAGATGCGATGTAGCCACCTTAGACTGGTTTGCAGAACATATCGGAGTTCCGGCTATTGACCATTGGTGGCAGACGGAATCCGGATGGCCTATGCTTGGGTTAATGACCTTCGATGATCAATACAAAATCAAAAGAGCTGCTGCCGGAAAACCTATTCCGGGATATGATATTAAGATTTTTGATGAAAACGGATATGAGCTGGATGCTCATCAGGAAGGCTATTTAATTATCAGGCTTCCGCTTCCGCCCGGTGCTCTCCTGGGAATCTGGAATGATCATGAACGTTTCCGGAACAGCTACCTTTCCCAGTATAAAGACTATTATTTTTCCGGAGACGGGGCCATTCAGGATGAAGACGGCTATATTTTCATCACCGGAAGGGTTGACGATGTGATTAATGTGGCGGGACATCGGCTATCCACCTCGGAAATGGAGGAAATTGTTTCTTCCCACCCCGATGTTGCGGAATGTGCCGTTGTGGGAATTGATGATGACCTGAAAGGCCAGGTTCCTTTTGCCACGGTTGTTTTAAAAAACGGCGCAGTAATTACCGAAGAAGACATTGAAAAAGATATTGTTCAGATGGTCCGTGAAAAGATCGGGGCCGTTGCTTTTCTGAAAAACGCAATGGTTGTAAAACGTCTGCCTAAAACACGTTCCGGAAAAATCTTAAGAAAACTGATCCGGACGTTATTGGACGGAAAGGAATTCCAGGTTCCATCCACTATTGATGATGAGAAAATTATTGAAGAAATTCAGGAAAAGATCAGTGAATATAGGGCTTAA
- the acs gene encoding acetate--CoA ligase: MRNYLIEDLPHYFEEYKKSIKNPKKFWDKIADQNFVWYQRWSKVVKYDMNEAKITWFKNAKLNITKNCIDRHLAVRGEKTAIIWEPNDPKEEAQHISYNELYTRVNKTANVLKEMGIEKGDRVCIYLPMIPELAVTMLACAKLGAVHSVIFAGFSAAAVASRVNDCGAKMVITSDGSYRGNKVLDLKSIVDEALEKTPSVEFVLVVKRTHNEIKMKEGRDHWLADLYEKASADFVTVIMDAEDPLFILYTSGSTGKPKGMLHTSAGYMVYTAYTFKNVFNYKENDIYWCTADIGWITGHSYILYGPLLNGATTVIFEGIPTYPEPDRFWEVIEKHKITQFYTAPTAIRSLAKESTEWVDKHDLSSLKVIGSVGEPINDEAWHWFNDHVGNKKCPVVDTWWQTETGGIMISPLPFVTPTKPTYATLPLPGIQPVLMDDKRNEITGNQVTGNLCIRFPWPGIARTIWGDHQRYKETYFTAFPGKYFTGDGALRDEVGYYRITGRVDDVIIVSGHNLGTAPIEDSINEHPAVAESAIVGYPHDIKGNALYGFVILKETGEGRDKENLKKEINQLISDQIGPIAKLDKIQFVSGLPKTRSGKIMRRILRKIAEGDFSNFGDISTLLNPEIVEEIKNERI; the protein is encoded by the coding sequence ATGAGAAATTACCTGATAGAAGATCTGCCGCATTATTTTGAAGAGTATAAAAAATCGATCAAAAATCCTAAAAAATTCTGGGATAAGATAGCCGATCAAAATTTTGTATGGTACCAGAGATGGAGCAAGGTGGTTAAATATGATATGAATGAAGCAAAAATCACCTGGTTTAAAAATGCAAAATTAAATATCACCAAAAACTGCATCGACAGGCACCTTGCCGTAAGAGGTGAAAAAACAGCCATCATCTGGGAACCCAACGACCCGAAAGAAGAGGCTCAGCATATTTCTTACAATGAACTCTATACAAGAGTGAACAAAACAGCCAATGTTTTAAAGGAAATGGGCATTGAGAAAGGAGACAGGGTCTGCATTTATCTTCCCATGATTCCAGAGCTGGCCGTTACCATGCTGGCCTGTGCCAAACTGGGTGCCGTACATTCAGTGATATTTGCAGGATTTTCTGCGGCTGCAGTGGCTTCCAGGGTCAATGACTGTGGCGCCAAAATGGTCATCACGTCAGACGGAAGCTACAGGGGAAATAAAGTTCTGGATCTGAAAAGCATTGTGGATGAAGCTTTGGAGAAAACACCGAGCGTAGAATTCGTCCTGGTGGTGAAAAGAACCCATAACGAAATCAAAATGAAAGAAGGCAGGGACCACTGGCTGGCCGATCTTTATGAAAAAGCATCAGCAGACTTTGTTACCGTGATTATGGATGCCGAAGACCCGCTTTTCATCCTGTATACTTCCGGCTCTACCGGAAAACCTAAAGGAATGCTACATACTTCTGCCGGTTATATGGTGTATACCGCCTATACGTTTAAAAATGTATTCAATTATAAAGAGAATGATATTTATTGGTGTACAGCGGATATAGGATGGATCACAGGACACTCCTACATTCTGTACGGACCGCTTCTTAACGGGGCTACGACTGTCATTTTTGAAGGAATTCCCACCTACCCTGAACCGGACCGTTTCTGGGAAGTGATTGAAAAGCATAAAATTACCCAATTCTATACTGCTCCTACTGCTATCCGCTCATTAGCCAAGGAAAGCACGGAATGGGTAGATAAACACGACCTGAGCAGCCTGAAAGTGATTGGTTCCGTAGGCGAGCCTATTAATGACGAGGCCTGGCACTGGTTCAATGATCATGTCGGAAATAAAAAATGTCCGGTAGTAGATACGTGGTGGCAGACGGAAACCGGAGGCATTATGATTTCCCCGCTTCCATTCGTAACCCCGACCAAGCCTACCTACGCCACCCTTCCTCTTCCGGGAATCCAGCCTGTGCTGATGGATGATAAACGCAACGAAATCACCGGTAACCAGGTAACAGGAAATCTCTGCATCCGGTTCCCATGGCCGGGAATTGCAAGAACTATCTGGGGAGACCACCAACGCTATAAAGAAACCTATTTCACAGCCTTTCCAGGGAAGTATTTCACGGGAGACGGTGCGCTAAGAGATGAAGTGGGCTATTACAGGATCACAGGCCGTGTGGATGATGTAATTATTGTTTCAGGACATAATTTAGGAACCGCACCTATTGAAGACAGCATCAATGAGCATCCGGCGGTGGCAGAATCAGCGATTGTTGGTTATCCTCATGATATTAAGGGGAATGCTTTGTACGGTTTTGTGATCTTAAAAGAAACGGGAGAAGGCCGTGATAAGGAAAACCTTAAAAAAGAGATCAACCAGCTTATTTCAGACCAGATAGGACCAATTGCCAAGTTGGATAAGATCCAGTTTGTTTCCGGGCTTCCGAAGACGCGTTCCGGGAAGATTATGCGGAGAATTTTGAGGAAAATTGCGGAGGGGGATTTCAGTAATTTCGGGGATATTTCTACTTTGCTGAATCCTGAAATTGTGGAGGAAATTAAAAACGAAAGGATATAA
- a CDS encoding response regulator transcription factor produces the protein MKKIIIADDEHKILMSLEYSFKKNGYDVYIARDGTEVLDFLKTMVPDVILLDIMMPNLDGYSTLEIIKQDERLKDTKVIFLSAKNNPKDIEKGLDMGADAYVTKPYSIKKLQQQIEEMFEVE, from the coding sequence ATGAAAAAGATCATTATTGCCGATGACGAACACAAAATATTAATGTCTCTGGAATACAGCTTTAAGAAAAATGGCTATGATGTGTATATCGCCAGAGACGGAACGGAAGTCCTCGATTTCCTGAAAACCATGGTCCCCGATGTGATCCTCCTTGATATTATGATGCCAAACCTCGACGGATACAGCACCCTGGAAATCATTAAACAGGACGAAAGACTGAAAGATACAAAAGTTATTTTCCTCAGTGCGAAAAACAATCCTAAAGACATTGAAAAAGGCCTTGATATGGGCGCTGATGCTTATGTTACGAAGCCTTATTCTATTAAAAAGCTGCAGCAGCAGATTGAGGAGATGTTTGAGGTGGAATGA